The following nucleotide sequence is from Ornithodoros turicata isolate Travis chromosome 2, ASM3712646v1, whole genome shotgun sequence.
CGATTACCCATGGAGAACTCCAGATTTAtgtgaaaaaaaagtgaggtttgcttggcaattttcaaagttgaagtgacaaaaataaatttcccgcaattaaaaattttcCAAAGCCTCCCTCAGTGGTGCCAAAactttccagaaggtaattgccgaaagtcccacaatcctccgacgAGGACCTCGCTAGTTAgaatttttatcactttaggtgaaacaccctgtatatgtttaACGAGGGTTTGCACGGAGAGTGCAGTGTTGTAatgcttaaaaaaagaaaaagaagaaaagaaggaactCAGGATTTCGCAGTTATGGAAGAAAAATATATTGTGGCGGCGCTGACTAAAACATGTCTGCATCGAATAAAGAGCTAGCATAAGAAATTACAGACAATATACTGGTCCTCATTTCCAGCTTAGTAAATGTCGTCCCTCCTATCATTCATATTTATCACTTTAGTGCCGTCAGAATTATCctcctttatttttttaacaCTTAATAATGCTTCTATAAACTACTACATGTTTTAAACACACGCTTGGTTCACATAAGTTCATACACTAGTGATGGTGATagggtaaaagaaaaaaaaggatgtACGTTCATCTGAAACAAGTAGTAATATACTAATTGCAATACATAtttggcaaaaaaaagaaatataaatCTCTTCATTTCGATATCTCCTCATCAGCCTGAAGTAGATCAGTCAAATGCGGAGTTCCACACAGTATATATCATCACACATGTGCAGACTGCAGATGATTATGTTATCACTCTTGACTTCACTGAAGCGGAAATTCTACTATTACATGTCATCTATTGTACCAAATAGTATGAAACATCGAAAGGACACTAAACACCATGCATACATCATACGCGCAGCAGAATTGCGACGAAAAAGACACTTATCGCACCGAATCATCTACCATCGTGCTGTGGTAGGTCGATGAAATAGTTGCCGCGCTATTGCTGCGTTTGCATGAACGTAACCTACAAAAAGCAAGCAGGAACAGAAAATCAACTGCTACAAACTTTCGTTTCCTACCTGTACTTCTTCGTCAGATTTTCTATTTTAATTTGTACCTGTTTCCCGACGAAACCCGCAGTCCTATCTGTCTCGATGCGGTCGTAAACGGCTGCGTTTCCATTCCTGGCTTCTTAGACTACACCGATACTGTCCTCCCAGAGGTTTACCGAGTGCATCGTCGTGGCATCTAACCCCCTACCTGCTGGAGGTTGTGGGTCCACAACATTGAGTAGCCTGTCTGTCTGCCCAATACGTTGAAGACGTTGGCGCCCGTTTTAAGAAAAGCTTGATTTCCTGGGTGGTTTTGCACCATAACGTGTgttatgacttttttttttggcaagtGGTAAAATCACAACAAATGCTCAAAATGCTGGCCCTCTACGCTGATGCACATTTGACACATCCGTGCCACAACTCTTGCTGCACGGATGATTTCTGTGCGCGTGAGCGATTGACAAGCGGTCTCTATTTTGATTTTAGATCTTCAGGATGTTCTGGCTCTGTCATAAACGATGTCTTTGAGATGACCCGACAAATTAAAATCTGGCCGTGTCAGGTCATGTGACTGTGCAAGGCCATTCAAGAGGACCATATCTACCTATCCATTTCCACAGGAAATGCCTGTCCAAAAACTGACGCGCCTTACGTCCAGAGTGAGGAGGCGCACCGTCGTGCTAAAAGTACAGAGTGGGTGCTCCAAAacgtcagtcacattttcgtgcatgaCGTGATACTTCCTTGACTGAGACCTCGTTGGCGCACAGACTTCCGTAGCCTCAGAATGAAGAAGTTTTGCCAGAGAAACCTAAGAAAAAATTGTGCTTACCAAGCACAGTGGAACCAAAGAAATACGACCccgcaaactttcgtctcaaTCCACCGGTacagcgcataggaaatgcatgaagacgaaagtttgtgCGGTCGTATTTATATTCTTACGCAGTGCATGATAACCACGATTATTTTTACGTTTCTGTGGCACAAATTATTTACTGTGTGGTAGCGGAAGCCTGTCTCTCAAGTAGATAGAacgtcacgcgcgaaaatgtgactgaccttttatagcacccaccctgtacattgATGTCCTCATCCCAAGCGGCAAATGTTCAATGAATTTCAGAACATTTTTCTCCAATATTCTCTCTACGTAGCGGTCGCACGTCAAGGTGCCTGTGTAGAATACGGGTCCAACTATTGATCCGTTGAAGATCCCGGCCCCCACGTTCAGCGAGTGCCATGCAGCTGGTGCCTTACCTGTCGCAGTCCTTCTAGCCACGCCAGTCCTTCCTTATAGCTCACCATAGCCAAGGTTAACCCTGGCAACAATATTTCTCGGCTCTACTTCAAAGCAGGGTAAGCTAGGGTTGCGACGTCAGGGACACGCACGTGTGGGCTTGTGTAGTTATAGTCATAGTAGGTGGTGATGCCAATGTATCTGTCATGGAAGATTATGATAAACCTACTTTGCACACGTTCAATTTGTTCGCTGCCCGTAAGAGTAGTGGGGCTCCAGCAAGAGGATGCAAATTCTAAGAGAGTTAAAGAAAGGGAAAAATGGAAATAGAAGGAACATGAGGGGCTCGAAAAATCCTGCGTTATCCGCGAGATAAGGCCAATGTTTTCCCATGGCAACAGATGTGATATTATTGAGGTGAGAGACAAGCGATAGAGAAGACTGTAGAACAACGCCAAGGTCACGAACAGAGTCTACACGCTTAATCGGTGAAGATAATGGATAATACTGAAAATTAATTGCATTAATCGTTTGGTGAacgatataacgataacgatataACGAGCTTTTTGGATTCATTCAGGTTGAGAAGATTAGAAGATAAGAGAGAGAAAATGTGGCAGCTTTCCACAGAATATCCCCATTCAGCATTACGCTTTCATGCATCATATTGTCCAACATCAAGTGCTCAAAATCTATCACAGGTGCGGACAAGCAGCTTGATGGAGTCTGCTTCAGGTGGAGAGTATGAGAAGCTTCCATTTATTAGGAAAGTTTAATATCCGTGTTGTACTGTGAACGAAATGTGAATTTTGAATCACAGTGAATGATCATCTTGTGAAACGGGCAGCTTATGCGGGAATGTCGGTCTCTacaagtgatatatatatatatattgctcgCATGCTGTCACGGCTTGATGTTGTTATATCATGAACATCTACTTTTAGGTTCTACAAGTGAGGCTTCCACCTGCGTCACACGCTGAACGAGCCATTGAAACTAAACTATAAAAAGGCCATTTCCAGGGCCATCACATGTTTTATGCATAGACAAACATTGCCTTATGAACCCACCAACGTGCATATGATTGGTTTTGTACCAGctgcaaacacttttctttctgcacacTTTATGTTTCTCGTATTATCCACTGTGTCAAGTTGATGGGTACAGCGTCCTGATTCTGCGCACAGCACATCCTCGTATCTGCTTTCGCTTTCTTATGCCAAGGTATCCATAAATCCAGCTTGTCAAGGTGCAATACTCAATGAATCGGAGGCGCCTGTGCGAAAcaataataaagaagaaaagtatTGATTTTCTTGAATAAGAGCAGCAAACTTTTAGTAAAGCGTTATCCGTGTGCTCGAAATGAAATTGGAATTAAATCACGCCATTTACGACGTATGACAAGCTTTTTCACACTGTACCTACTGTCAAGTTGCTCAAGAATACGTGGCGGTTATCAGGACAAAAGATGGGTGCGTAAACCATCTAGCTACGCAGACAAACGTCATTGAACAGCGTGTGATCGGCGACACGACCGTCCCTGAACTCCCAGAGGCACCCGGCACCCGGTGTTCGTCAGGTTCCACTGGAGTGCAGTGAatgcagaggcatctgtcatatccaagtggacaaatgtcaaaatgcCCGACAGTGCACAACCAACATGAGCAATCGGATATGATAGGCTTACCAGAAAGTGTCGTCGCCATCGAACGGTTCGTTTTCATTGCCTGATGGTCTCTGGAGCAAGGGTCGTCATCTAACACAAAATCTTGAACGCTGTAATCCCCAGAGCCGCTTGGAAACGACGCAATGTCACTTTCGTATTCGCGAGTCCAGCAAAACGGACGCCACCTAGGGGCATTCTGGCGAAGCAGTACATGGAGGTCCAAGCGGTCAGACGCGGCAGAGGCGCGTTGCTGGTACTGCGCTGCTTAACGAGGATGGCAGAGACGCTGTGCCACGAAGAACCAAACAGTGTTTTAAAGAAGCGTGATCGTAAACAGTTCTGTTCTGGACTAAACTGCACGTCTGCACGGTGGAAAAACAGTGAAGTTTCGTTTCATCGCTTTCCCTGTGCCAATGAAAGACAAGGCGACCGGCTGACGCACCGCAGGGCAACGTGGATTGCACGACTGCGTATCGGGAAGAAAGTTTCAAACACGATGGTCATACGCTCAAGGCATttcaaagaagaaatttttttcTTGCCTGGTAGGTTCATATCTGTCTTATCAATAATGGTGTTATTGAAGTCGTACTTTTGAATCCCACACAGTCGATCCCCTCATTTTTATTAATTACACGTTGTTGAATTTTATAAGCATCTCAATAAGACTATTTCGTGCCACACTACTTTCACGTTGTTTTTAGAGATGCCGTGCCAAAGAAGGCGCTTGAAAAATACGGCAGTTCCAGACCAGAATTTGCCGACCGTGTCTACACATGACGCCACCAAGGAACGAAGGCTACAGAAGCTCTCGCTGTTGAGGCAAGAAAGACGACAACACAGAGCAGCTCTGTCACAacaaaatgcacaaaaaacagATGAACAGGAAGAGCCTTTAGTAACAGCAAGCACTAAAAACAACTATGAAACTCTTAGGATATCATCGTTTCAATCACAGCATTATTGTGGTTTCAGTCTCACATAAATTGTATTGGGTGCCTTTCCAGGTGACACGTGAAGAGCATGAATGCATGGAAGAAACAAGTACGTCGAGCTCTTTGGAGGACACAGAAAAATGTGTGGACCAAAGCGAGTTTTCAACCGAGGAGCTCAATGTAGCAAGAGTTCTGGCCTCGATGAGCTTACCAGAGGGTACCCCCACAAGGGACGTGGCCGTTCAGGTTCTCACGAGTGAACTGAAGTGCAAATTTGTGGAGTTACTAACCCCTGACAACATAAATTCAATGACGGGTCTTCCATCAGTGCAATTGCTGGACGCATTGGTAGAATGCTTTGAAAGTGAACATACGCTGACTGCACGACATCTCATGTCGCCAAAGGAGCGAATTGTTCTAACAATGATGAAACTGAAACTGAGTACCTCCACAGTGTTCTTAAGCAATCTATTTTGTTGTTCAAAGACGACATGCACCAACGTCATCACACATACTGTAAGGTTCCTCAGCAAAGTAATGAAAACTGTAGTGAAACTCCCATCAAAAGAGGAAGTCTTAAACAATATGCCTTCTTCTTTCAAAGATTACCAGAATGTACGACTTGTTGTCGACTGCACTGAACTACCTGTCTCGCAACCTAAATGCCTCAAATGTGCGTTACGGTGCTACTCATTTTATAAGAAGTCTTTCACTTGCAAGTACATGATTTCTGTAACCCCTGGTGGTGTAATAGCACATATAAGCAAAGGCTATGGTGGCCGTGCTTCAGATAAGGCTATATTTGAGCAAAGCAATGTACTTGACTTGCTCGATCCCGTAAGTGATGCAGTTATGGCTGACCGTGGTTTCTTAATAGATTGTGTGTGTGAAAACCGCTTAATTGATCTAGTAAGACCACCATTTAAGAAGGAAAAGCAAATGACAAGGAGAGATGCACTGCGGACTCAGAAGATCGCCTCGGCTAGAGTGCATGTTGAAAAGGTAATTCAAAGACTGAAGATCTTTAAAATTTTGACCTCGAAAGTCCACTGGACAGACGTTCCTCTGCTTGATGACATTATGGTTGTGCTTGCTGGCATCACAAACTTGTCAGCACCTATCCTCAAGCCAGAAAGATTTCTCTGAGCAAATCAAGCTGCAACGCACTCAAAGCTAGCAAGCATGtagcatgtttcttttttttttgtttttttcaacaATTCATAGTGTTTGTGCATATCACTTCAAAGGAAAATCGTACATTCATGGAGACTGACTTCTGTAACTTTGATGTACATCATTTATTGTAGCTACATATTTCTCGCTCAAATACATGTCATTCTATTTCCTTATGTCATAATCAACACAACAGTCACATACGCAATATGTTGCTGCTTAATGCATGACAGCTGCAGAGCACACATTCACACTCTTGATAATCTCAGTCAGAGGTGGAAAAACAATATTATGAACGAGACAAGAGTTCAGCAAATACATAATTCTCATAGAGCTGCACAATACAATTGTGGAAGGCCTGAAATGCATGCATGTCAAACTTAATGCTGCTGCATACAAATGAAGAGTCAtcaacgtaaacaaaaaaatgtgTTTTCTCAATTCCACATATGCCCATTTGTACATTTACTTGAGTTAGGTATTCCCGCTTCGGAATGTGCAAGTCAAATGGGAAAATTGGTTTTTAAGGTTGACAGGGCACTTTACCTCCAAGAGTACCTTCATACCGCTGCAACAGCTGCAGGTGAAGCTAACAACTCCGTCTGGGAACACCCTATTATTGGAGTGCCCTTTAAAAGTATCAAACCCACTTGTGACACGACAGCCTGATGACCAGCGTGTTCAAGCTGTTTTAGGTAGGCTCGTATGGCTACAGGCTCTTTCTTTGAGCCAGCAGCCATCTCGGGTGTGCAGGTATTCTTGAGCCGCAGAATCAAGTTCACCAGTGGTAGCACATTTACTGGCTTTTCTGACTTTTGCAGAGACGCGGCTCGAGCCATACAAGAGTGGGCAATACTAGCTGTCACAACTCCTCTCCGAAACTTGTGCCACTGTGACGACAGTGACTGGTTTCTTGTGACATATT
It contains:
- the LOC135384427 gene encoding uncharacterized protein LOC135384427; this encodes MPSSFKDYQNVRLVVDCTELPVSQPKCLKCALRCYSFYKKSFTCKYMISVTPGGVIAHISKGYGGRASDKAIFEQSNVLDLLDPVSDAVMADRGFLIDCVCENRLIDLVRPPFKKEKQMTRRDALRTQKIASARVHVEKVIQRLKIFKILTSKVHWTDVPLLDDIMVVLAGITNLSAPILKPERFL